In Prunus dulcis chromosome 2, ALMONDv2, whole genome shotgun sequence, a single genomic region encodes these proteins:
- the LOC117619758 gene encoding cysteine proteinase inhibitor A-like, with protein MADIILGGITDSPGTVNGVETIILARFAIGEHNKEHNGLLEFVRVVNEKRQMVAGMNHYLTIEATDAGKKKLFEARVYVRAWENFKKVSEFKEVKSTEFRIKNINLFLLLFFYFFVFIITWSFLRKT; from the exons ATGGCCGATATCATACTTGGCGGAATAACCGATTCTCCAGGAACCGTGAACGGCGTCGAAACCATAATCCTCGCTCGCTTCGCCATCGGAGAACACAACAAGGAG CATAATGGTCTGCTTGAGTTTGTGAGGGTGGTGAATGAAAAGCGGCAAATGGTTGCTGGGATGAATCACTATTTGACTATTGAGGCCACCGACGCGGGCAAGAAGAAGCTCTTTGAAGCCAGGGTCTATGTGAGGGCTTGGGAGAACTTCAAGAAAGTGTCGGAGTTCAAGGAAGTGAAGTCCACGGAATTCCGtataaaaaacataaatttgtttcttcttttgtttttttatttttttgtttttataattacCTGGTCATTTCTTCggaaaacataa